Proteins encoded by one window of Nisaea sediminum:
- a CDS encoding nicotinate phosphoribosyltransferase → MDGSEGIASLQPDEAPRTVSHPAESDLPRFVDKYFLRTKDVVAKFGDVDVTYAVFMRRPVTSAPRLAMQWLERMARARKVEIRVDLRQKEGSWVGAGEPIMYVSGSLYHLIDLETQFLQKLGACCVAAYNAYVMCAEMQKTAFLAMDARHCAGTEMAEMMAYGASVGSAKAQRKLGAVGFIGNASDETAHFFNRDRGYGTMPHALIGYAGSTVRAAEMFHEVHPAENLTVLVDYFGQEITDALAVCRRFPELAAEGRVAVRLDTHGGRYVEGMDIGMSYEVLDRNAPQAIRGYRSDKELSYLIGTGVSAAAIWHMRERLDRAGFKAVKIVASSGFSPEKCRVMALANAPIDIIGTGSYLPEKWSETYATADIVKYGDEERVKVGREFLLEKTRTDHREA, encoded by the coding sequence ATGGACGGCTCCGAAGGAATTGCGTCGCTGCAGCCGGATGAGGCGCCGCGCACGGTAAGTCATCCGGCGGAGAGCGATCTGCCGCGCTTCGTCGACAAGTACTTCCTGCGGACCAAGGACGTGGTCGCGAAATTCGGCGATGTGGACGTCACCTACGCGGTTTTCATGCGCCGCCCGGTGACCTCCGCGCCGCGTCTTGCCATGCAATGGCTCGAGCGGATGGCGAGGGCGCGGAAGGTCGAGATCCGGGTGGATCTCCGGCAGAAGGAAGGCTCCTGGGTCGGTGCCGGCGAGCCGATCATGTATGTCTCCGGCTCGCTCTATCACCTGATCGATCTCGAGACGCAGTTTCTGCAGAAGCTCGGGGCGTGCTGCGTCGCCGCCTACAATGCCTATGTGATGTGCGCGGAAATGCAGAAGACGGCCTTTCTCGCCATGGATGCCAGGCACTGCGCCGGGACCGAGATGGCGGAGATGATGGCCTATGGCGCCAGCGTCGGCTCCGCCAAGGCGCAGCGCAAGCTGGGGGCTGTCGGCTTCATCGGGAACGCCTCCGACGAGACCGCGCATTTCTTCAACCGGGACCGCGGCTACGGCACCATGCCGCACGCCCTGATCGGTTATGCCGGCTCGACGGTGCGCGCGGCGGAGATGTTTCACGAGGTCCATCCGGCAGAGAACCTGACGGTGCTCGTCGACTATTTCGGCCAGGAAATCACCGACGCGCTTGCGGTCTGCCGCCGCTTTCCGGAGCTCGCGGCCGAGGGACGCGTCGCCGTCCGGCTCGACACCCATGGCGGGCGCTATGTCGAGGGCATGGATATCGGTATGTCCTACGAAGTGTTGGACCGCAATGCTCCGCAGGCAATCCGAGGATACCGCTCCGACAAGGAGTTGAGCTACCTGATCGGCACCGGTGTTTCCGCCGCCGCGATCTGGCACATGCGCGAGCGGCTCGACCGGGCCGGGTTCAAGGCGGTCAAGATCGTCGCCTCCAGCGGCTTCTCGCCGGAGAAATGCCGCGTGATGGCGCTCGCCAACGCGCCGATTGATATTATCGGGACGGGCTCCTATCTCCCTGAGAAATGGAGCGAGACCTACGCGACCGCAGATATCGTCAAGTATGGCGACGAGGAACGTGTTAAGGTCGGACGCGAGTTTCTGCTGGAAAAGACCCGAACAGACCATCGTGAAGCCTAA
- a CDS encoding class II 3-deoxy-7-phosphoheptulonate synthase, giving the protein MAGTWSPDSWRGKPIKQVPAYPDADRLAAVEKELSGYPTLVFAGEAQRLKASLGKVARGEAFLLQGGDCAESFAEFSPNNIRDTFRVLLQMAVVLTFGAAMPIVKVGRLAGQFAKPRSSDTETIGGVELPSYRGDMVNAIEFNEGSRIPDPDRLLKVYNQSASTLNLLRAFAQGGFANLEQIHRWTLGFVQKSPQGERFENLVQRIDEALEFMRACGITPENNQQLRETEFYTSHEALLLGYEQAMTRKDTITGEGGWYSTSAHMLWVGDRTRQADGAHIEYLRGIQNPIGMKCGPSLDTDDMLRLIDILNPKNEAGRLTLIVRVGAGEVDKHLPRFIRAVQKEGKNVVWSCDPMHGNTIKASSGYKTRPFDRILSEVREFFDVHQAEGTHAGGVHFELTGQDVTECIGGAQAITDEALADRYHTHCDPRLNASQSLELAFLIADMMKKSRASDAAGSIAAAS; this is encoded by the coding sequence ATGGCCGGCACATGGAGCCCCGATAGCTGGCGCGGCAAACCGATCAAGCAGGTTCCTGCCTATCCGGACGCGGACCGTCTGGCGGCGGTCGAGAAGGAACTCAGCGGGTATCCGACGCTCGTTTTTGCGGGCGAGGCACAGCGCCTGAAGGCGTCGCTGGGCAAGGTCGCGCGCGGCGAGGCTTTTCTGCTGCAGGGCGGCGATTGCGCCGAGAGCTTTGCCGAATTTTCCCCGAACAACATCCGCGACACGTTCCGCGTGCTGCTGCAGATGGCGGTGGTGCTGACTTTCGGCGCGGCCATGCCGATCGTGAAGGTCGGCCGTCTCGCCGGCCAGTTCGCGAAGCCGCGTTCCTCGGACACCGAGACCATCGGCGGTGTCGAACTGCCGAGCTATCGCGGCGACATGGTCAACGCGATCGAGTTCAACGAAGGCTCGCGCATTCCCGATCCGGACCGGCTGCTCAAGGTCTATAACCAGTCGGCCTCGACCCTGAACCTGCTGCGCGCCTTCGCACAGGGCGGTTTCGCAAATCTCGAGCAGATCCATCGCTGGACCCTCGGCTTCGTCCAGAAATCCCCGCAGGGCGAGCGCTTCGAGAATCTGGTGCAGCGCATCGACGAGGCGCTCGAATTCATGCGCGCCTGCGGCATTACGCCGGAGAACAACCAGCAGCTCCGCGAGACCGAGTTCTATACCAGCCACGAAGCCCTGCTGCTTGGCTACGAGCAGGCCATGACCCGGAAGGACACCATCACCGGCGAGGGCGGATGGTACAGCACCTCGGCGCATATGCTCTGGGTCGGCGACCGGACCCGGCAGGCGGACGGCGCGCATATCGAATATCTGCGCGGCATCCAGAATCCGATCGGCATGAAGTGCGGTCCGAGCCTCGATACCGACGACATGCTGCGTCTGATCGACATCCTCAATCCGAAGAATGAGGCGGGGCGCCTGACCCTGATCGTGCGCGTCGGTGCAGGCGAGGTCGACAAGCATCTGCCGCGCTTCATCCGTGCCGTGCAGAAGGAAGGCAAGAACGTCGTCTGGTCCTGCGATCCGATGCATGGCAACACGATCAAGGCGTCCAGCGGCTACAAGACGCGCCCGTTCGACCGCATCCTCTCGGAGGTCCGGGAATTCTTCGACGTGCACCAGGCCGAAGGCACCCATGCCGGGGGCGTGCATTTCGAACTGACCGGGCAGGACGTGACCGAATGCATCGGCGGCGCACAGGCGATCACCGACGAGGCGCTTGCGGACCGCTACCACACCCATTGCGATCCGCGCCTGAATGCCAGCCAATCGCTGGAGCTTGCTTTCCTGATCGCCGATATGATGAAGAAGAGCAGGGCCAGCGATGCGGCCGGCTCCATTGCGGCGGCGTCCTGA
- a CDS encoding c-type cytochrome yields MHTLLLAAVILAATVSHSVAETLLERGTYLVNGIVACGNCHTPQTPGGPAPGREFAGTIIADMPEFTAFAPNITPDKATGIGNWSKAELIRAIREGIRPDGSLIGPPMPFSMYRHLSDRDVEAIATYVMQVPAVSNAVPKSEYRIPLPPAYGPPVAEVPEPRPENIIDYGAYLAGPAGHCLECHTPMVAGRFDYDSQTGAGGLKFEGPWGISVASNITPHPDGRVADYSDAELATVIRTGVRPDGSRIFPPMGVHYYASINDRDMAALVAFIRTLKPKPNGG; encoded by the coding sequence ATGCATACCCTGCTCCTGGCGGCGGTCATTCTGGCTGCAACGGTCAGCCATTCGGTCGCCGAAACGCTCCTGGAACGCGGCACCTATCTCGTGAACGGCATCGTCGCCTGCGGCAACTGCCATACGCCCCAGACACCCGGGGGACCGGCGCCGGGGCGGGAGTTTGCCGGAACGATCATCGCGGACATGCCCGAATTCACCGCATTCGCACCCAACATCACGCCGGACAAGGCAACCGGGATCGGGAACTGGAGCAAGGCGGAGCTCATCCGCGCGATCCGCGAGGGTATCCGCCCGGACGGCAGCCTGATCGGCCCGCCGATGCCGTTCTCCATGTACCGCCATCTGTCCGACAGGGACGTCGAAGCGATCGCGACCTACGTCATGCAGGTCCCGGCGGTCTCGAACGCGGTGCCGAAATCCGAATACCGCATCCCGCTGCCGCCGGCCTACGGCCCTCCTGTCGCCGAGGTTCCGGAACCGCGCCCCGAGAACATCATCGATTACGGGGCCTATCTCGCCGGCCCGGCAGGGCATTGCCTCGAATGCCACACGCCCATGGTCGCCGGACGGTTCGATTACGATAGCCAGACTGGCGCCGGAGGACTGAAGTTCGAAGGTCCGTGGGGAATCTCCGTCGCAAGCAACATCACGCCGCATCCCGATGGGCGCGTCGCGGATTACAGCGATGCCGAGCTCGCGACCGTGATCCGGACCGGCGTCCGGCCCGACGGCTCCCGCATATTCCCGCCGATGGGTGTGCATTACTATGCCTCGATCAACGACCGGGACATGGCGGCACTCGTTGCCTTCATCCGGACGCTGAAACCTAAGCCGAACGGCGGCTAA
- the gor gene encoding glutathione-disulfide reductase: MSDYDFDLITIGAGSGGVRASRLAASFGAKVAVIEEVREGGTCVLRGCVPKKLFVYGSHFGHDLEDGAGYGWSAENVSHDWPKMIAAKEKELDRLHGIYVNLLENAGATRIHGRGTVIDAHTVAVGDKRYTAEKILIAVGGWPSIPESVEGKEHVITSNEALELSERPDRIVIVGSGFIAVEFAGIFNSFGSETHLVYRADKVLRGFDEDVRNTLTEEMTKKGMHLHPGVLPARIEKAGGAYKVHMNDGSVIEADQVMYATGRHPNTNGLGLAEAGVELDRNGAVKVNEWSQTSVPSIFAVGDVTNRINLTPVAIAEGHCFAETQFNNNPRQADHSDVPSAVFSQPPIGTVGLTEAEARETYGAVDVYVAGFRPMKYTLTDNPERGMQKLIVDRASDRVVGAHMVGLDAPEIIQGIGIAIKAGATKAEFDATIGIHPTAAEEFVTMRTKRPDPEERQAAE, encoded by the coding sequence GTGTCCGATTACGATTTCGACCTTATCACCATTGGCGCCGGGTCCGGCGGCGTGCGCGCGAGCCGTCTTGCCGCGTCCTTCGGCGCGAAAGTCGCTGTCATCGAGGAAGTGCGCGAGGGCGGGACCTGCGTGCTGCGCGGCTGTGTTCCGAAGAAGCTCTTCGTCTACGGCTCGCATTTCGGCCACGATCTTGAGGATGGAGCGGGCTACGGCTGGTCGGCGGAGAATGTCTCCCATGACTGGCCGAAGATGATCGCGGCCAAGGAGAAGGAGCTCGACCGGCTGCACGGAATCTATGTGAACCTGCTGGAGAATGCCGGCGCGACCCGGATCCATGGGCGCGGGACGGTGATCGATGCCCATACGGTCGCGGTCGGCGACAAGCGCTACACGGCCGAGAAGATCCTGATCGCCGTCGGCGGCTGGCCGAGCATTCCGGAGAGCGTCGAGGGCAAGGAGCATGTCATCACCTCGAACGAGGCGCTGGAGCTGTCGGAGCGTCCGGACCGCATCGTCATCGTCGGCTCCGGCTTTATCGCCGTCGAGTTCGCCGGGATCTTCAATTCCTTCGGCTCCGAGACCCATCTCGTCTACCGCGCCGACAAGGTGCTGCGCGGCTTCGACGAGGATGTGCGGAACACCCTGACCGAGGAGATGACCAAGAAGGGCATGCATCTCCATCCGGGCGTGCTGCCGGCGCGCATCGAGAAGGCGGGCGGCGCCTACAAGGTGCACATGAACGACGGCTCCGTGATCGAGGCGGATCAGGTCATGTATGCGACCGGGCGGCATCCGAACACCAATGGCCTCGGCCTCGCGGAGGCTGGCGTCGAGCTGGATCGCAACGGCGCGGTGAAGGTGAACGAATGGTCCCAGACCTCGGTGCCGAGCATCTTCGCGGTCGGCGACGTGACCAACCGGATCAACCTGACGCCGGTCGCCATCGCAGAGGGCCATTGTTTCGCCGAGACCCAGTTCAACAACAATCCGCGGCAGGCCGATCACAGCGACGTGCCGAGCGCCGTTTTCAGCCAGCCGCCGATCGGGACGGTCGGGCTGACGGAGGCCGAGGCGCGCGAGACCTACGGCGCGGTGGATGTCTATGTCGCTGGCTTCCGGCCGATGAAATACACGCTGACGGACAATCCGGAGCGCGGCATGCAGAAGCTGATCGTGGACCGCGCCTCCGACCGGGTGGTCGGCGCGCACATGGTCGGACTCGATGCCCCGGAGATCATCCAGGGCATCGGCATCGCCATCAAGGCGGGCGCGACCAAGGCGGAGTTCGACGCCACCATCGGCATCCATCCGACGGCGGCGGAGGAATTCGTCACCATGCGCACCAAGCGTCCGGACCCGGAGGAGCGTCAGGCGGCGGAGTAG
- a CDS encoding multicopper oxidase family protein, which produces MSGITRRDLLIGSAALAGASGLTALAAHRVFAAVDERIEISRLTHEIVKGKPTPDMMSFAADGPPPVIRMRQGERFAVAVDNRLGEDTTVHWHGLRIDNAMDGVPYLTQDPIRDGTSFRYNFTPPDAGTFWYHPHCNTLAQMARGMTGMLVVEDAEDPGFDRDLPLNIRDFRIGSEGQFLEFYKARNTARGGTLGTVNTVNWQVDPVYDLAAGTLVRLRMAVTDLTRVAHYTVKGGEARVIALDSHALPVPLAAEKIEMGPGQRADVTLRVPDREGEEVELILERPSGPVRLARFRATGTSAKRQLAELKPLAPNPVAEPDLANAELQDYVFGWAPGGDAPANPICGSLGYLFWSINRVAWQGDFPDPLAPLGLMKQGKSYILRLRNETPYDHPIHLHGLAFRLLRSNKREIQPLWTDTALLRAEETMEVALVADNPGDWAFHCHVIEHQKTGLAGFLRVEA; this is translated from the coding sequence ATGAGTGGCATCACCCGCCGCGATCTTCTGATCGGCTCCGCCGCGCTTGCCGGCGCTTCGGGCCTGACCGCCCTTGCCGCGCACCGGGTCTTCGCCGCCGTCGACGAGCGTATCGAGATCAGCCGTCTCACCCACGAAATCGTGAAGGGCAAGCCGACACCGGACATGATGAGCTTCGCCGCCGACGGCCCGCCACCGGTGATCCGCATGCGCCAGGGCGAACGCTTCGCCGTCGCGGTCGACAACCGGCTCGGCGAGGACACCACCGTGCACTGGCACGGCCTCCGGATCGACAATGCGATGGACGGCGTCCCCTATCTGACGCAGGACCCGATCAGGGACGGCACCAGCTTCCGCTACAACTTCACCCCGCCCGACGCGGGCACCTTCTGGTACCACCCGCATTGCAACACGCTGGCACAGATGGCCCGCGGGATGACCGGCATGCTGGTGGTCGAGGACGCGGAGGATCCGGGTTTCGACCGTGACCTGCCGCTCAATATCCGCGACTTCCGGATCGGCAGCGAGGGCCAGTTCCTCGAATTCTACAAGGCCCGCAACACAGCGCGCGGCGGCACGCTCGGCACGGTGAACACGGTCAACTGGCAGGTCGATCCGGTCTACGACCTCGCGGCGGGCACGCTGGTCCGCCTGCGGATGGCGGTGACCGACCTGACGCGGGTCGCGCATTACACGGTGAAGGGTGGAGAGGCGCGGGTCATCGCGCTCGACTCCCATGCGCTTCCCGTTCCCTTGGCCGCAGAGAAGATCGAGATGGGACCCGGACAGCGCGCCGACGTCACGCTCCGCGTGCCCGATCGCGAGGGCGAGGAGGTGGAACTGATCCTTGAGCGGCCGTCCGGCCCGGTCCGCCTCGCCCGCTTCCGCGCGACCGGCACGAGCGCGAAACGGCAGCTCGCCGAGCTGAAGCCGCTCGCCCCGAACCCGGTCGCCGAACCGGATCTCGCCAATGCCGAGCTGCAGGACTACGTCTTCGGCTGGGCGCCCGGCGGCGATGCCCCGGCAAACCCGATCTGCGGCAGCCTCGGCTATCTCTTCTGGTCGATCAACCGGGTCGCGTGGCAGGGCGACTTCCCTGATCCCCTCGCTCCGCTCGGCCTGATGAAACAGGGGAAAAGCTACATCCTGCGCCTGCGCAACGAGACGCCGTATGACCACCCGATCCACCTGCACGGCCTGGCCTTCCGCCTGCTCCGCTCGAACAAGCGGGAGATCCAGCCGCTCTGGACCGACACGGCCCTGCTGCGGGCCGAGGAAACCATGGAAGTCGCCCTCGTCGCCGACAATCCCGGCGACTGGGCCTTCCACTGCCACGTCATCGAGCACCAGAAGACGGGACTGGCGGGGTTCCTGAGGGTGGAGGCGTAG
- a CDS encoding NAD-dependent succinate-semialdehyde dehydrogenase, with protein sequence MDIRSKLADPSLFREQCYIDGEWVDADGGGKVEVTDPATGELVGTIPDMGADETRRAIEAANAAWPAWRKKTAKERSAILRKWFDLMMANQKDLAIIMTAEQGKPVAEAMGEIAYGASYIEYYAEEAKRITGDVIPAMAADKRIVVIKQPVGVVGSITPWNFPNAMITRKAAPALAAGCTFVSKPAKMTPFSAIAIAVLAERAGVPKGVFNVVCGASSSAIGNELTHSPIVRKITFTGSTEVGKKLIAQSASTVKKVSMELGGNAPLIIFDDANIEEAVKGAIASKYRNAGQTCVCANRIFVQDGIYDEFAKRFAEAAASMKMGNGFDEGVVLGPLVEAAAVDKVEEHVQDAVAKGAKVATGGSRSNIGALFYEPTVLTGATRDMAIFREETFGPVAPLFRFKTEDEVIEMANDTEFGLASYFYARDLGRVWRVAEALEYGMVAINEGILSSELAPFGGVKESGLGREGSKYGMDDYLEIKYMLMGGLNG encoded by the coding sequence ATGGATATCAGAAGCAAACTCGCGGATCCGTCGCTGTTCCGGGAGCAGTGCTATATTGACGGCGAATGGGTCGACGCGGATGGCGGCGGCAAGGTCGAGGTCACGGATCCGGCGACCGGCGAGCTGGTCGGGACCATCCCCGACATGGGCGCCGACGAGACCCGGCGCGCGATCGAGGCCGCGAACGCGGCCTGGCCGGCCTGGCGCAAGAAGACGGCGAAGGAGCGCTCCGCCATCCTGCGCAAATGGTTCGACCTGATGATGGCGAACCAGAAGGACCTCGCGATCATCATGACCGCCGAGCAGGGCAAGCCGGTGGCCGAGGCCATGGGCGAGATCGCCTATGGCGCCTCCTACATCGAGTATTACGCCGAGGAAGCGAAGCGCATCACCGGCGACGTGATTCCGGCCATGGCCGCCGACAAGCGCATCGTCGTCATCAAGCAGCCGGTCGGCGTCGTCGGCTCGATCACGCCCTGGAACTTCCCGAACGCGATGATCACCCGCAAGGCGGCTCCGGCGCTTGCGGCGGGCTGCACCTTCGTCTCCAAGCCGGCCAAGATGACGCCGTTCTCGGCTATCGCCATCGCCGTGCTTGCGGAGCGCGCAGGTGTGCCGAAGGGCGTCTTCAACGTGGTCTGCGGCGCCAGCTCGTCCGCCATCGGCAACGAACTGACCCACAGCCCGATCGTCCGCAAGATCACCTTCACCGGCTCGACCGAGGTCGGCAAGAAGCTGATCGCTCAGTCCGCATCGACGGTGAAGAAGGTCTCGATGGAACTCGGCGGCAACGCCCCGCTCATCATCTTCGACGACGCGAATATCGAGGAAGCGGTGAAGGGCGCCATCGCCTCCAAGTACCGCAATGCCGGCCAGACCTGCGTCTGCGCCAACCGCATCTTCGTGCAGGACGGCATCTATGACGAGTTCGCCAAGCGCTTCGCCGAAGCCGCCGCGTCCATGAAGATGGGCAACGGATTCGACGAGGGCGTGGTGCTCGGCCCGCTGGTCGAGGCAGCCGCAGTCGACAAGGTCGAGGAGCATGTGCAGGACGCCGTCGCCAAGGGCGCCAAGGTGGCCACGGGCGGCTCCCGCAGCAATATCGGCGCGCTGTTCTACGAGCCGACCGTGCTGACCGGCGCCACCCGCGACATGGCGATCTTCCGCGAGGAGACCTTCGGCCCGGTCGCTCCGCTCTTCCGCTTCAAGACCGAGGACGAGGTGATCGAGATGGCGAATGACACCGAGTTTGGTCTCGCCTCCTACTTCTATGCCCGCGATCTCGGCCGCGTCTGGCGCGTCGCCGAGGCGCTGGAATACGGCATGGTCGCGATCAACGAGGGCATCCTCTCCTCCGAGCTGGCGCCGTTCGGCGGCGTCAAGGAGTCCGGTCTCGGCCGAGAGGGCTCGAAATACGGCATGGATGACTATCTCGAGATCAAATACATGCTGATGGGCGGCCTGAACGGCTGA
- a CDS encoding maleate cis-trans isomerase family protein, whose product MRDLEIDADLPWRHRLGLIVLKTDETIEQDFRRFASDPSIALYHTRIESAPNVTPETLRQMAARIPGAAALLPDDTPLAVIGYGCTSASTVLGEARVAELVQSIHPRAIVTNPLSALKAAARALGVSRLGLVSPYIRSVTDALEAEMQKSGMPFVAATVFGQEEERVVARIALSSIREAAEDLSRDNTVEAIFASCTNLRAASVIAETERSTGKPFLCSNQVLAWHMMRLAGITRPVPELGRLGSVQLAGQADTVREHVA is encoded by the coding sequence ATGAGGGATCTTGAGATCGATGCGGACCTTCCCTGGCGCCATCGGCTCGGCCTGATCGTCCTCAAGACCGACGAGACCATCGAGCAGGACTTCCGGCGCTTCGCGTCCGATCCTTCGATCGCGCTCTATCACACGCGCATCGAGAGCGCGCCGAACGTGACGCCGGAGACGCTGCGCCAGATGGCGGCGCGGATCCCGGGCGCAGCGGCGCTGCTTCCGGACGACACGCCGCTTGCCGTGATCGGCTACGGCTGCACCTCGGCCTCGACCGTGCTCGGCGAGGCGCGGGTGGCCGAACTCGTCCAGTCCATTCATCCGAGAGCGATTGTCACCAATCCGCTTTCGGCGCTGAAGGCCGCGGCACGGGCGCTCGGCGTTTCCAGGCTCGGCCTCGTCAGCCCCTATATCCGTTCGGTCACCGATGCGCTCGAGGCTGAAATGCAGAAGAGCGGCATGCCGTTCGTCGCGGCGACCGTGTTCGGCCAGGAGGAGGAGCGCGTCGTTGCCCGCATCGCCCTTTCCTCGATCAGGGAAGCGGCGGAGGATCTCTCGCGCGATAATACCGTCGAGGCAATTTTCGCTTCCTGCACGAACCTGCGTGCGGCGAGCGTCATCGCGGAGACAGAGCGCAGCACGGGCAAGCCGTTCCTCTGCAGCAACCAGGTTCTGGCCTGGCACATGATGCGGCTCGCGGGGATCACGCGTCCTGTCCCGGAGCTTGGGCGGCTCGGAAGCGTTCAGCTTGCTGGACAGGCGGACACGGTGCGCGAACACGTCGCCTGA